In Pelagicoccus sp. SDUM812003, the genomic stretch TACATAGCGAAAAGGATCTTCGCGAGCACGCGATCGTGTTCGAGTCGATCCGCCGGCGACTGCAGCAACTGGGCATTTCAGCGCCCGAAAGCTGTCGGCCCTATCTCAAGAAGCTTCAGAACGTGCAGCACCTGCATGTGGATATCGAAGCGAAGAAGCGCTCAGGTATTCACATGTTGGATATCGTGGAAGCCTTGCATCCGACGCCTGCGGTGGGAGGCACCCCACGCGAAGTCGCGGTGGCCTCGATTCGCGATTTTGAGACCTTTCCTCGAGGGCTGTACGCGGGGCCGATCGGCTGGGTGAACGCCCAGGGAGAAGGCGAGTTTCTAGTGGCGATCCGATCGGCTCAGGTCTCGGGAAAGCAGGCTCGTCTCTATGCTGGCGTCGGTGTGGTGGACGGTTCTGAGCCGGAGCGAGAGTATCAGGAAACGAACTTGAAGTTTCAGGCTCTGAAGGAGAATCTCCTCTAGCATGCCGGGCGGTTTTCCAAATCAAACGACTCAATGGGCGAGCGTGCTTGTGGAAACGCTGCGCCGCAAAGGGGTTGAATACGCGGTCACCTGCCCCGGCTCTCGAAGTTCTCCGCTCACTTTCGCCTTCGCCCGTTGCCATGGGGTCGAGGCCATCCCGATTCTCGATGAGCGGTCGGCGGGCTTTTTCGCTCTGGGACTTGCCAAGCGAAGCGGCAAGCCTGTCGCGCTGGTGTGCACGTCTGGATCGGCCGTGGCGAATTTCTTCCCAGCGGTGGTGGAAGCTAGCGAGCTCGGTATCCCGATGATCGTACTGACCACGGATCGTCCGCCGGAGCTGCGGCACTGCGCTGCGGGCCAGACCATAGATCAGCTGAAGTTCTTTGGTGGATACGTCAGAAGCTCGATCGAGCTGGCGGTACCGGAAAACGACTTGGAGCTGCTGCGCTATCTCAGGCAGACAGTGGCCCACCAGGTGGACAAGGCGCTGCATGGCGATCCCGGGCCGGTGCAGATCAACGCGCCTTTTCGCGACCCGCTAACTCCGACGGAAGTAGAAGGATTTCAACCGCGCCTCGAACCATCGGAGCTGGCTTCGTTCTGTTCCCAGGTGGCGCTGCAGCAAGTCGCGCCGACCGGCGAGTGGTCGTTGCCCGATGAGTGGAGTCAGTGCGGAGAGGGCATCATCTTGGTTGGGCCGAACGCTCCGGTAGACGAAGCGTCCTGGCTTTCGAATGTCGGAGCCTTGGCGGACGCTTTGCAATGGCCGCTTCTAGCCGATGGTATGAATCCCATCCGCTACCGAGCGAAGGATTTTCCGTCGTTGGTCAGTGGATACGAATTCCTTCTGCGCTCGGATCGATTGCGCGACGAGTTGAAGCCGAAGCGCGTGCTTGTGTTGGGAAGCTATCCCACCTGCAAGCTGCTGCGCTCCTGGCTGGCGAAACTGGATCTGCCGACGCTGATCCTTGCGGAGCGGTCTCGGAATCTGGATGCGACGCACTCCCGATCGCAAACCGTGGCGCTCGATCTCGCCAAGACAGCGGTTTCGGCCCCCACGCGCGAAAGCGGAGCGTTTCTCGAGGCCTGGCTCGCTGCGGATGCCCGGACGATGGGTCTGCTCAGCGATCGCATGCAGGCTGAAAGCGCCTTCTTCGAGGGCAAGCTCGCTTGGATGTTGGGATCGATCCTGCCCGAAAACTCGACCCTATGCGTTTCCAACAGCATGCCGCCGCGCGATCTGGAGTTCTACCTGCCCAAGAACGACCGTCGGGTTCGGGTCTTCAGTTCGCGTGGAGCCAATGGTATCGATGGAATACTGTCCACCGCATTGGGAGTGGCCCATCGGCAGGGGCCTGCCTATCTGCTGATCGGCGACCTCGCATTGCTGCACGATAGCAACGGAGCGCTGATTCGAAACGTCTTTCGAGGCAGTCTGACCCTGTTGCTGCTCAACAACGCGGGTGGAGGGATCTTTGAAGCCTTGCCTGCGGCCCGTTTCGATGACGTGTTCGAGAAGCATTTCGCGACCGATCAGGCGATCGATTTTGCGAATTGGGCTCGAACTTATGGATTCGAGCATCGACGCGTCGATAGCTGGAGCGAACTCGCGAAGTTGGTCCCGCAAACGAAACCGGGTATCCGGATTTTGGAGATAACGACGAATCGAAAACGAGACGTAGAGACGCGTCGGCTTTGGTTCAGCGAGATTTCCGAGGCCTTGTGAAATACCTGCGTCGCTCAGGACAGCTTGAGGGCGCCGTGTTGCAGCAGAATGGATGCGACGCCGTAGCGAAGGTTGTATTCGGAAAAGTATATTTCCTTGCAGCCGAGGTATTCCAGCGAGGTTTTGAGGGTGGCGACTGCGGTAGGAAAGATGTCCGCTCGGGATGCTGGTATGCCAAATCGAACCACGCGCTGATCGGAGTCGACCTCGCAGATCGATTGAGCCTTGGCGTTGAACTCCTCCATGGACAGCCCTTGGGAAAGCTGTTTCTTCGAGAGCAGCGTAGCGAAGTGTTTCGCGGAACCGCCGGTGAGTATTGCAAGAGGGGACGGCGAGGACTGCGGAGGAAAAGTGGAGCGGCTCCAGGCGCTGCGCGTGTATTCGTAGATCCGTTGAAAGTCTGAGACCGATAGCGCGGCGGCCCGATCCTTCAGAAGCAGAGATGCGAGTCGGACCGAACCGAGCTGAAGGCTCTCCGCCCCCAATAGCTGGCGATCCTTAATCTGGATACACTCCAAACTGCCCCCGCCAAGGTCGAGCAAGGTGTAGGTATGCAGGTCCTCGAACTGGGGATCGCACTGGACGCCCTTGCCGATCAGGTAGGCCTCTTCATCGCCAGAGAGAATGCGAAGCTCGTGTCCGCAACGGCTTTCGACGGCGTTGACGAAAGCCTGCTTGTTGCTGGCGTCGCGCACGGCGCTGGTGGCCACGATGCAGAGCGTGTCGCAGGATTCTTCGCCTATGGAGACGAGACGGGCGATGGCGGCGGCGCCGCGTTCGATGGCGTCTTCGTCGATGATGGGCGGATTGCCTGTCATGCCTTCGCCGATACGCGTTTCCTCGACATGGAATTCGACAGTTTCGGCGGTGGTTTTCGGCGACGCCTTGGCCACGAGCAGCTTGATGGTATTGCTGCCTACGTCGATTATGCCGACGGTTTCGGACCTAGATTTCATAGCCTTTAGGGGCGATGAGCACCACGAACTCGCCCTTTTTGCTCGCGGTTTCCATCTCTTCGCGAATCGAGCCAATCGGTCCGCTGCGAATGGTTTCAAACCTCTTGGTCAATTCGCGGCCGATGCAGACCACGCGTTCGGAGCCAAGGGTTTCTTCCAGCTCCTTCACCATCTTTTGGATACGGTGGCAGGATTCGTAGAGAGCGATGGTGTGCTTGAACTCTCGATACTCCTCGAAGAAGCGCTTACGGGCGGCGGACTTTGGAGGCAGAAATCCGGCGAAGAAGAAGGCGTCGGTGGGCAGCCCGCTCACGCTAAGCAAGGTGATCAGAGCGCTTGGGCCGGGCACGGGCACGATGGGCAGTCCACGTTTGCGGCAGGCTCTGGCGACGCGAAATCCAGGGTCGGAGACGCCCGGCGTGCCAGCGTCGGAAACCAAGGCGATCGATTGGCCTGCCTGCAGTTTTTCCACGATCGCTTCCGCAGCCTTGGCTTCGTTGTGGTCGTGGTAGGAGAAGAGCGGACGCCGGATTTCCATGCGGGTGAGCATGGCTCCGGTGGTGCGGGTATCCTCGCAAGCGACGGCGTCCACCTGCGAGAGCAGAGACCGGGCGCGTTCGGTGATATCGGCCAGGTTGCCGATAGGGGTCGCCACGACGTAGAGGTGTCCTGGCTCTGGGCTCAAAGAGGCGTTTTCGCCGGGCATGAGGAGGGGCGAACGTGGAGTGGCCGGGGCGAGATGCGACAGCTTAGCTGCTGCCCATGCCTGGAACGCCGCCTTCCCAGTCCTTGGGTCGACTCCATGGAATGGTGGATTCGTCCGGATCCGCGCAGCCTGTGATGAACAGGCAGGTGGAGAGGCTCGCGATGGCTAGTATGAGCGATAGGAACTTTTTCATTTTCAAAAGCTTAGTTTGGGCTGGCGACCGAATCCCCGGATTGTGGGGTTTTGAGGAGGGACTCTGGCAAAACTCGAGCTATGCTCAAGTTTTCCTTAACTTCGGTGACTTGAATTTTAGCGATGGGGGTGTCGCCGTGCTGCACGTAGAGCTCGCTTTGCAGGCGCACGCCTTCGTTGTAGCCGATGTCTAGAACGACGAAGGAGGCTTCCTTGCCCACGGTGAGCACCTTGCCAGCGAGGCTCGGGTTTTCCGGTATCCGCACCGAGAGCAGGGGCGATTGGGGAGCGGCGTCGGCTCGGGTTTGCTGCAGTTCGAGAATCTGGCGTTCCAAGGCTGCGATCTGCTGCTCGTAGTCCACCACTCGGTCTCTGGGCACGCTGCTCGCCCGCAGGGTGGCCAGCTCCTGGGTGAGGCGATCGTTTTCGCTTTGCAGCCGCTGCTCGGCGATGGCTTGCACATCTCGTTCGTCGACAAGGCGTTGGTTCTCCCGTTGGAGCTGGGCGAGCTGCGTCTCGGCCAGCAGGTTTTCCGAGTCGAGCCGCTCCGCCTCCTCGCTGGAGCGATCCAGTTCGGCTCGAAGATCGGACACCTCGTCCCGTAGGGTGGCGGACTTGGAGCGCTCGGAGCTGAGCTGGGCCTGCAGGGTTTCGAGCTGAGCGTCGCTCGAGATCCGGTTTTCCTGAGCAAGGAAATAGAAGGCGCCGGAGGCGATGGCTCCGCCGAGGGCGAGCAGCTGCAGGAGTCGATTGAAGGCCTTCATGGTGGTATCTTGGTGTGGGACACCGAATGTAGGAGAAAGTACCCCAGCCGCTGGGGACTTAAAGCTTTTTGTGGGAGCGACTCCTCTCGCTTTCTCGAGGCTATATTTTGAAACGGCTTACGCAGTTTCGTTTTCGGGCTCTACAGCGCCTTGGCTCGGGGGCGATCAAGCTTGGCGATCTCTGCCATGATGCGATCCGCCACGACCTGAAAGCGCTGCTTGCCCGCTTCCTTGCCTGGATCGTAGTCCTCGGGGCTCAGGGGCTTCCCGTAGCGCATGTGCACGCGCAGATTGAAGTTCGGGAGGACCTTGCCTTTGGAGAGGACCCGGTGGGAGTTGAAAATGCGGCAGGGGATGACGGTGGCCTGCGACTTGGCGGCGATCAGGCCGATGCCCGGCTTGGCGGACTGCAGGGCGCCGTCCTTGCTGCGCGTGCCCTCGGGGAAGAGCGAGAGCAGGCCGCCGTTTTTGAGCGTGCCCAAGGTCGCCCGCATGGCTTTGATGTCGGAGTCTCCGTCGCGATCCACCGGAATGGTGCCCACGCTATCGAGCCACCAGCTGGCTGCCTTGTTGATCCAAAGCGTCTTGCGGGCGAAGAAGGTGATCTCGCGCATCACCAGGCAGCCGATCAATGGCGGATCGAAGTGGCTGGCGTGGTTCACCGCCAGGATGCATGCTCCGTGGCGCGGCACGTTGTTCAGGCCTTCGACCTCGCCAATCAGGAGATGGTCGAGCACCGTGCGAGCCACGGTGTGGCTGAACCAGAAAACGCGTTCCGAATAGGGATTCGTCGTAGACATCAGGCTTCCTCGAAAGCGGCGGTTACCAAGGTGGAAACGTGATCGACGACCTGCTCGAGCGTCATCTCGGAGGTATCGAGATAGGTGGCTCCTTCCGGGCAGGCCAGCGGAGCGGTTTTGCGGGAAGCGTCGAGCTTGTCGCGGGTCTCGATGCTGTCGGCCAGACCCTCGGCGGCGCGTCGGGCGGCGCGCTTGACGGGGTCCGCGAAGAGAAAGAGACGCAGGTCCGCGTCCGGGAAGATGACCGAGCCGATGTCGCGGCCCTCCATCACCAGACCGGCAAAGCCTTTCGCTCGAGCCACGTTCGCCTGATCGCGCTGGTAGTCCAGGAGGAACTTGCGCAGCTCGGGGATGGCCGCGTAGTGGGAGACGTTTTCGTTGACCTGCTGGCTTCGGATGCTCTGGTCCGGTATCCAGCCATTGATGACGATGGATGCGGAGTTGCCTTCGAGGGCGGTATCGAGTTCGAGCGAGTTGAGGCCTTTTCCCAGCTCGGGACCCGCTTTGGCAGGAACGCCGAGTTCCATCAGCTTGACGGTTGTCGCTCGGTAGAAGGAACCTGTATCGACATGCATGAGCTTGAAACGCTCGCTCAAGGCTCGAGAGGTGGAGCTTTTGCCGGCTGCGGCGCCTCCGTCGATGGCTACGATGATGAATGATTTTGACATGGAAGATGGTTTTTTTGGGGGGGGAGGTATCGGGTGGCGCGGCGGCCTCGGCGATGCCGCCCTACCTTGAGGATTGCTGTCTCAAGTTTTCCAATACATCGAAGAAGTCGGGAAACGTCTTCTTGCAGCAGGTCGGGTCCTCGATCCGCAGCCAGGGCGATCCGTCGCCCAAGGCGTCCACGCTGCCGAGCACGCCGAAGCTCATGGCGACTCGATGGTCATGGTAGGTGGCGACTGTGGCGGGTTTCAAGGGTCGCGGTGTCACGGCAAGGCTGCCTTCGGTCTCGGCGACCTCCTGTCCGACGCGCTCCAAGCCATTCGCCATGGCTGCGATGCGATCGCATTCCTGATGACGCGTGTGGGCGATCCCCTCGATGGAGCTGCGGCCGTCGAGCAGAGGCGCCAAGGCCGCTCCGGTGAGAAAGGTGTCGGAGTAGGCATAGAAGCTGCCAAGGAGCGGAGCTGCTTTGCCTGTATTCAGATCGTAGCGACAGACTGCGCATCGCTCTTTCCATTCTATCAGTGCACCCGCTTTTTCCATACGCGAAGCGAAGGCGATGTCGCCTTGCAAGGAGTTCCTGGTGACGCCGTGGATTTCCACTTGTCCGCCGACCACTAGCGGCAGGGCGAAAAAATAGCTGGCGGCCGAGGCGTCTCCCTCGATGTGGTACTGGCCTGCTGGGAGCGCGTAGGGGCCGCCCGCTTCGATGCGGTAGCCTTCCAGGCTGGAGGACAAGGCGCTCTCCGGTATGCCGAACTGGGTCAGCATCTGCAGGGTCATGTCGATGTAGCCACGGCGCACGGAGGTGTCCTCCATGGCGATTTCGATGCCTTTTTCCGAGTAGGGAGCGGCCATGATGAGGGCGGAGACGAACTGGCTGCTGCTGGAGGCGTCTATGCTGGCTTGCCCGCCACGGAGACCGTTCGCCTTGATGGTCAGTGGGGCGAAACCGTGGGTGGTTTCGATGTTTGCTCCAAGTCGATTGAGCGTTTCGGCCAGGTCGGCGATCGGCCGCTTGCGCATTTGAGGCACGCCGTCGATGGTGTATTCGCCATCTTGAGACAGGCAGCAGAATGCGGTCAGGAAGCGAGCGGAGGTGCCGGAGTTTCCCACGAAGAGATTTGCCCGACGGTTCGGGATGCGACCGCTCAGACCGGTGACCTGTATAGACTTGGCAGAGGGGTCGGGCAGGACCTCGAAGCCTAGATCCTGCAGGGCTCGGATCATGATTTCCGTGTCCTCGCTGAAAAGGCAGTTGTGCAGGGTGGTTTGGCCATCGGCCAGGGCCGCCATGATCAGGGCCCGGTTGGTGATGCTTTTGGAACCGGGTACCGTGACGCTGCCGTTGACTGGCGAAGTGAAGGGTGGGACAGGATAGGGATCTTGCATGGAAGGAGTGAGCGACGGTGGGGCTAGAGGCTATCGCGAAACTGTTTTCCTCGGCTGAGCATGTCGAGAACTTGGGCGTCGTTTTCCGATGCGATGGCGTCGCTCACGGCGCTGAGATGGCTCTGAAAGTCGGCGATGGCCCGCAGAATCTCCTTGCGGTTTTGCGAAACGATCTGCCCCCAAAGCTCGGGGTGGCCGGAAGCGATGCGGGTCGTGTCGCGCAAGCCGTTTCCGCAGAGATCGCCCGCTCGCGGCTGGCTGCTCTGGAGGAATGAGGCCAGAGCGGAAGCGAGCAGGTGAGGGAGATGGCTGACCTGAGCCACGATGCGATCGTGATTGTCGGGCGTTTCCTCGAGCACGGTCGATCCGACGGCTTTCCAGAAGGCGACGGTGGTCTGGAGGGCCTGCGGGTCGGTGGCGTGTGAAGGAGTGACGAAGCAGACGCGCTGCTCGAAGAGGTCGCTGCAGGCGTTTTCCATGCCGGTCTTTTCCGAACCGGCCATCGGGTGGGAGCCCACGAAGCGGGCCTTGCCGGCGAGGGCGGTTTCGCAACGTTGCACGATGTCCGCTTTTACGCTGCCCACGTCCGTGACGATGGGATTTCGGGAGAGGCCGGGAGCGATCTGCTCGGCCAAGGTGATGATGCGTTCGACCGGGGCGCAGAGCACGATCATGTCGGAGTCCTGGCAAGCGGCGGTGAGATCGGTGGAGGCGAAGTCGCACCAAGGCTGTTCGTTTAGGGCGTCGACCGCTTCCTGGCGTCGAGCGTAGATAGCGATCTTTCGGGCCAGTTTCTTTTGGTGGGCGGCCATGGCGAGCGAGGCGCCGAGCAGGCCTGGGGCGATGATGGTCAGGGTGTCAAACACGGCGCTAGGCAACGGGCTTCTGAGCGCGGATCGGCCAGGCAGCCAGATCGCGCTCGCTTTCGGACTTTACTGCGTGGAGGAGCGTCATAGGGTTCGTGAGGAGGAAAGATTCAGTGGAAGAGCCGCCAGAAAACAGTGAACAGGCAGATCGCGCCAAGCGAATAATTTATTGGGCGATGGGAGTTTTCATCGGCTTGCCGGTCGCGCTTTTCATCTATCAGCTGTTTTCAGATTGAACCCATCGCCTTGGCGAGATTAAGTGACTGCTATTAAGGGGCTTATTTGTAGAAACGCCTCTGAGCTCCCCGAATCCAGCGTCCCCGTCCCGCTTTTCTAATGAACCAAACCGTGCTCGTACTCCGATTGATCCTCATGGCGTTTTGCGTCTTGGCGGGTCTGGCCGTTTCCTACGCTTATCCGGAAGTTGGCGGACCGGCGTTGACCATCACGGTGGCGATTTTGATCGGCGCTTTGCTGGTGCTGGTCGACATCCTGCTCAAGGGCTTCTCTCTGCGGGGGCTGTCGGCGATGACATTTGGCTTGCTGATGGGCATTCTGGCTTCGCATTTCATCTCCATCTCTCCGCTTTTCGAGGAAGGCGACGCTCAGGTCATCTACATCTCGCGCATTGGAGTTTTCATCGTGATCACCTATCTGTCCGCGGTCATCGCGCTGCGGGGAAAGGACGAGTTCAACCTCGTGATTCCGTACGTCCGCTTCGAGCCGCAGCGCGTGGAAGCGCCGCTGGTGGTGCTGGACGACAGCTGCCTGGTGGATGGCCGCGTCTCAAAGCTCTGTCAGGCCCGCATGCTGGGCGACGTGCTGTTTTTGCCGAAGTTCATTCTGGACGAGCTGAACGAGCTGAACAATTCGGCCGTCGAGGAGGAGCGCAATCGCGGAAAACGCGGCCTCAAGACGCTGTCGGAGCTTCGCGACTTCGATCATGTGGAGGTGCGGGTGGTGGACAGCGACGTCGACCGCAAGCAGAGCCGCGAGGAGAAGCTGATGTTCGTGGTGAGCAGCCTCAAGGGGCGCTTGCTGACCACTAGCGAGGGACTGATCAGGCGAGCGCGTCAGGAGGGAATCCCTTTCGT encodes the following:
- the menD gene encoding 2-succinyl-5-enolpyruvyl-6-hydroxy-3-cyclohexene-1-carboxylic-acid synthase gives rise to the protein MPGGFPNQTTQWASVLVETLRRKGVEYAVTCPGSRSSPLTFAFARCHGVEAIPILDERSAGFFALGLAKRSGKPVALVCTSGSAVANFFPAVVEASELGIPMIVLTTDRPPELRHCAAGQTIDQLKFFGGYVRSSIELAVPENDLELLRYLRQTVAHQVDKALHGDPGPVQINAPFRDPLTPTEVEGFQPRLEPSELASFCSQVALQQVAPTGEWSLPDEWSQCGEGIILVGPNAPVDEASWLSNVGALADALQWPLLADGMNPIRYRAKDFPSLVSGYEFLLRSDRLRDELKPKRVLVLGSYPTCKLLRSWLAKLDLPTLILAERSRNLDATHSRSQTVALDLAKTAVSAPTRESGAFLEAWLAADARTMGLLSDRMQAESAFFEGKLAWMLGSILPENSTLCVSNSMPPRDLEFYLPKNDRRVRVFSSRGANGIDGILSTALGVAHRQGPAYLLIGDLALLHDSNGALIRNVFRGSLTLLLLNNAGGGIFEALPAARFDDVFEKHFATDQAIDFANWARTYGFEHRRVDSWSELAKLVPQTKPGIRILEITTNRKRDVETRRLWFSEISEAL
- the rsmI gene encoding 16S rRNA (cytidine(1402)-2'-O)-methyltransferase — protein: MPGENASLSPEPGHLYVVATPIGNLADITERARSLLSQVDAVACEDTRTTGAMLTRMEIRRPLFSYHDHNEAKAAEAIVEKLQAGQSIALVSDAGTPGVSDPGFRVARACRKRGLPIVPVPGPSALITLLSVSGLPTDAFFFAGFLPPKSAARKRFFEEYREFKHTIALYESCHRIQKMVKELEETLGSERVVCIGRELTKRFETIRSGPIGSIREEMETASKKGEFVVLIAPKGYEI
- a CDS encoding lysophospholipid acyltransferase family protein, whose product is MSTTNPYSERVFWFSHTVARTVLDHLLIGEVEGLNNVPRHGACILAVNHASHFDPPLIGCLVMREITFFARKTLWINKAASWWLDSVGTIPVDRDGDSDIKAMRATLGTLKNGGLLSLFPEGTRSKDGALQSAKPGIGLIAAKSQATVIPCRIFNSHRVLSKGKVLPNFNLRVHMRYGKPLSPEDYDPGKEAGKQRFQVVADRIMAEIAKLDRPRAKAL
- the cmk gene encoding (d)CMP kinase, giving the protein MSKSFIIVAIDGGAAAGKSSTSRALSERFKLMHVDTGSFYRATTVKLMELGVPAKAGPELGKGLNSLELDTALEGNSASIVINGWIPDQSIRSQQVNENVSHYAAIPELRKFLLDYQRDQANVARAKGFAGLVMEGRDIGSVIFPDADLRLFLFADPVKRAARRAAEGLADSIETRDKLDASRKTAPLACPEGATYLDTSEMTLEQVVDHVSTLVTAAFEEA
- the aroA gene encoding 3-phosphoshikimate 1-carboxyvinyltransferase, with the protein product MQDPYPVPPFTSPVNGSVTVPGSKSITNRALIMAALADGQTTLHNCLFSEDTEIMIRALQDLGFEVLPDPSAKSIQVTGLSGRIPNRRANLFVGNSGTSARFLTAFCCLSQDGEYTIDGVPQMRKRPIADLAETLNRLGANIETTHGFAPLTIKANGLRGGQASIDASSSSQFVSALIMAAPYSEKGIEIAMEDTSVRRGYIDMTLQMLTQFGIPESALSSSLEGYRIEAGGPYALPAGQYHIEGDASAASYFFALPLVVGGQVEIHGVTRNSLQGDIAFASRMEKAGALIEWKERCAVCRYDLNTGKAAPLLGSFYAYSDTFLTGAALAPLLDGRSSIEGIAHTRHQECDRIAAMANGLERVGQEVAETEGSLAVTPRPLKPATVATYHDHRVAMSFGVLGSVDALGDGSPWLRIEDPTCCKKTFPDFFDVLENLRQQSSR
- a CDS encoding prephenate dehydrogenase/arogenate dehydrogenase family protein — translated: MFDTLTIIAPGLLGASLAMAAHQKKLARKIAIYARRQEAVDALNEQPWCDFASTDLTAACQDSDMIVLCAPVERIITLAEQIAPGLSRNPIVTDVGSVKADIVQRCETALAGKARFVGSHPMAGSEKTGMENACSDLFEQRVCFVTPSHATDPQALQTTVAFWKAVGSTVLEETPDNHDRIVAQVSHLPHLLASALASFLQSSQPRAGDLCGNGLRDTTRIASGHPELWGQIVSQNRKEILRAIADFQSHLSAVSDAIASENDAQVLDMLSRGKQFRDSL
- a CDS encoding twitching motility protein PilT, with amino-acid sequence MLVLRLILMAFCVLAGLAVSYAYPEVGGPALTITVAILIGALLVLVDILLKGFSLRGLSAMTFGLLMGILASHFISISPLFEEGDAQVIYISRIGVFIVITYLSAVIALRGKDEFNLVIPYVRFEPQRVEAPLVVLDDSCLVDGRVSKLCQARMLGDVLFLPKFILDELNELNNSAVEEERNRGKRGLKTLSELRDFDHVEVRVVDSDVDRKQSREEKLMFVVSSLKGRLLTTSEGLIRRARQEGIPFVDMLGLSKALSREVEVGETLSVKLVKIGKEDSQGVGYLEDGSMVVVNNGADLVGSTVLIEVDSIIPTSGGRMVFGKMLGEAN